One region of Neisseria mucosa genomic DNA includes:
- a CDS encoding DNA polymerase I, which translates to MFKPTLLLVDGSSYLYRAYHAMAQLSAPDGAPTGALYGVLNMLRRLRADYVHDYCAVVFDAKGKNFRHEMFPDYKATRPPMPDDLRPQAEALPDLVRLMGWPVLVIPQVEADDVIGTLAAMAGEAGWNVVVSTGDKDMAQLVNERVTLVNTMSGETLDIEGVKEKFGVRPDQIRDYLALMGDKVDNVPGVEKCGPKTAVKWLEAYGSLAGVMEHAAEIKGKVGENLQAALPQLPLSYDLVTIKTDVDLHTELSDGLESLRRTSPKWSQLAVDFKRWGFRTWLKEAESRMHEAADGDLFGSDTIGEQAALDMETSSEKIIEHAPAPEKLDYQAVTTEAQFAALLDKLSQVDTIGIDTETTSLDAMNAALVGISIAFQAGEAVYIPVGHSLTAAPEQLDLQDVLGRLKPHLENPALKKIGQNLKYDQHVFANYGIALNGIAGDAMLASYIIESHLGHGLDELSERWLGLETITYESLCGKGAKQIGFADVAIGQATEYAAQDADFALRLEAHLRAQMDAKQLEMYEKMELPVAQVLFEMERNGVQIDRAELARQSAELGAELMKLEQEAYAAAGQPFNLNSPKQLQEILFDKMGIPTKGLKKTAKGGISTNEAVLEQLAPDYPLPKIILQNRSLAKLKSTYTDKLPEMISPKDGRVHTTYAQAVAITGRLASNNPNLQNIPIRTAEGRRVRRAFTAPQGSVIVSADYSQIELRIMAHLSGDKTLIAAFQNGEDVHRRTAAEVFGIAPENVSPEQRRYAKTINFGLIYGMGQYGLAKSLGIDNLSAKTFIDRYFARYPGVAEYMQRTKEQAAAQGFVETLFGRRLYLPDIRNKNANARAGAERAAINAPMQGTASDLIKRAMIDVSRWLVSEDLKSKLIMQVHDELVLEVPEAELDSVKEKLPQMMAKVDEGMLNVPLVAEVGVGMNWEEAH; encoded by the coding sequence ATGTTCAAACCCACTCTCCTCCTCGTTGACGGCTCTTCTTATCTTTACCGCGCTTATCACGCGATGGCACAGTTGTCCGCGCCTGACGGTGCGCCGACGGGTGCGCTTTATGGCGTATTGAACATGTTACGCCGGCTGCGGGCAGATTATGTGCACGATTATTGCGCGGTGGTGTTTGATGCGAAGGGCAAGAATTTCCGCCACGAGATGTTCCCCGACTACAAGGCGACGCGCCCGCCGATGCCGGACGATTTGCGCCCGCAGGCGGAAGCTTTGCCGGATTTGGTGCGGCTGATGGGCTGGCCGGTGCTGGTGATTCCGCAAGTGGAAGCGGACGACGTTATCGGCACGCTGGCGGCGATGGCAGGCGAAGCGGGTTGGAATGTGGTGGTGTCCACCGGCGATAAGGACATGGCGCAGCTGGTGAACGAGCGCGTTACGCTGGTGAACACGATGAGCGGCGAAACGCTGGACATTGAAGGCGTGAAGGAGAAATTCGGCGTGCGCCCCGACCAAATCCGCGATTATCTCGCGCTGATGGGCGACAAGGTGGACAACGTGCCGGGCGTGGAGAAGTGCGGCCCGAAAACGGCGGTGAAGTGGCTGGAAGCCTACGGCTCGTTGGCTGGTGTAATGGAACACGCTGCGGAAATCAAGGGCAAGGTCGGCGAAAACCTGCAAGCCGCGCTGCCCCAACTGCCGCTGTCGTATGATTTGGTGACGATTAAAACCGATGTGGACTTGCACACCGAGCTTTCAGACGGCCTCGAAAGCCTGCGCCGCACTTCGCCGAAATGGTCGCAGCTTGCGGTCGATTTCAAACGCTGGGGCTTCCGCACTTGGCTAAAAGAAGCGGAAAGCCGTATGCACGAAGCGGCGGACGGCGATTTGTTTGGCAGCGATACGATAGGCGAACAGGCGGCGTTGGACATGGAAACGTCGTCTGAAAAAATCATAGAACATGCCCCCGCCCCCGAAAAACTGGATTATCAAGCCGTTACCACCGAAGCGCAGTTTGCCGCTTTGTTGGACAAACTGTCGCAGGTGGACACAATCGGCATCGATACGGAAACCACCTCCCTAGACGCGATGAACGCCGCGCTGGTCGGCATCAGTATTGCGTTTCAAGCAGGCGAAGCAGTTTACATCCCCGTAGGACACAGCCTGACCGCCGCGCCCGAACAGCTTGATTTGCAAGACGTATTAGGTCGTCTGAAACCGCATTTGGAAAACCCTGCCCTGAAAAAAATCGGGCAAAACCTCAAATACGACCAACACGTTTTCGCCAACTACGGCATCGCCCTGAACGGTATTGCCGGCGACGCCATGCTCGCTTCCTATATCATCGAGAGCCATCTCGGACATGGCCTGGACGAATTGTCCGAACGCTGGCTGGGCTTGGAAACCATTACCTACGAATCGCTGTGCGGCAAAGGCGCGAAACAAATCGGTTTTGCCGACGTCGCCATCGGGCAGGCGACCGAATACGCCGCCCAAGACGCCGATTTCGCCCTGCGCCTCGAAGCGCACCTGCGCGCGCAAATGGACGCCAAACAGCTTGAAATGTATGAAAAAATGGAGCTACCCGTTGCGCAGGTATTGTTTGAAATGGAACGCAACGGTGTACAAATCGACCGCGCCGAACTCGCCCGCCAAAGCGCAGAACTCGGTGCCGAGCTGATGAAGCTCGAACAAGAAGCCTACGCCGCCGCAGGTCAGCCGTTCAACCTCAACTCGCCCAAACAGCTTCAAGAAATCCTGTTCGACAAAATGGGCATTCCCACCAAAGGACTGAAAAAAACCGCCAAAGGCGGCATTTCCACCAACGAAGCCGTGCTCGAACAGCTCGCGCCCGACTACCCCCTGCCCAAAATCATCCTGCAAAACCGCAGCCTGGCGAAACTCAAATCCACCTACACCGACAAACTGCCCGAAATGATTTCCCCCAAAGACGGCCGCGTGCATACCACCTACGCCCAAGCCGTCGCCATTACCGGCCGCCTTGCCAGCAACAACCCCAACCTGCAAAACATCCCCATCCGCACCGCCGAAGGCCGCCGCGTACGCCGCGCCTTCACCGCACCGCAAGGCAGCGTCATCGTTTCCGCCGACTATTCCCAAATCGAGCTGCGCATCATGGCGCACCTCTCCGGCGACAAAACCCTCATCGCCGCGTTCCAAAACGGCGAAGACGTACACCGCCGCACCGCCGCCGAAGTATTCGGCATCGCCCCCGAAAACGTCTCGCCCGAACAACGCCGCTACGCCAAAACCATCAACTTCGGCCTGATTTACGGCATGGGCCAATACGGCCTCGCCAAATCGCTGGGCATAGACAACCTGTCCGCCAAAACCTTCATCGACCGCTACTTCGCCCGCTACCCCGGCGTCGCCGAATACATGCAGCGCACCAAAGAACAAGCCGCCGCCCAAGGCTTCGTCGAAACCCTGTTCGGCCGCCGCCTCTACCTGCCCGACATCCGCAACAAAAACGCCAACGCCCGCGCCGGAGCCGAACGCGCCGCTATCAACGCCCCCATGCAAGGCACCGCCTCCGACCTCATCAAACGCGCCATGATAGACGTGTCCCGCTGGCTGGTTTCAGAAGACCTGAAAAGCAAGCTGATTATGCAGGTGCATGACGAACTAGTGCTGGAAGTACCCGAAGCCGAGCTGGATTCAGTGAAAGAAAAACTGCCGCAGATGATGGCAAAAGTGGACGAAGGGATGTTGAACGTGCCGCTGGTGGCTGAGGTTGGCGTGGGGATGAATTGGGAAGAGGCGCATTGA
- a CDS encoding thiazole synthase, which translates to MLTLYGETFPSRLLLGTAAYPTPEILKQSVQTARPAMITVSLRRAGSGGEAHGQGFWSLLEEIGIPVLPNTAGCQSVQEAVTTAQMAREVFETDWIKLELIGDDDTLQPDVFQLVEAAEILIKDGFKVLPYCTEDLIACRRLLDAGCQALMPWAAPIGTGLGAVHAYALNVLRERLPDTPLIIDAGLGLPSQAAQVMEWGFDGVLLNTAVSRSGDPVNMARAFALAVESGRLAFEAEPVEARTKAQASTPTVGQPFWHSAEY; encoded by the coding sequence ATGCTCACCCTATACGGAGAAACTTTCCCTTCACGGCTGCTGCTCGGAACGGCGGCCTACCCGACCCCTGAAATCCTCAAACAATCCGTCCAAACCGCCCGGCCCGCGATGATTACCGTCTCGCTGCGCCGCGCGGGAAGCGGCGGCGAGGCGCACGGTCAGGGGTTTTGGTCGCTTTTGGAAGAAATCGGTATCCCGGTGCTGCCGAACACAGCAGGCTGCCAAAGCGTGCAGGAAGCGGTAACGACGGCGCAGATGGCGCGCGAAGTATTTGAAACCGATTGGATCAAACTCGAGCTCATCGGCGACGACGATACGTTGCAGCCCGACGTCTTCCAGCTTGTCGAAGCGGCGGAAATCCTGATTAAAGACGGCTTCAAAGTGCTGCCTTATTGCACCGAAGACCTGATTGCCTGCCGCCGCCTGCTCGACGCGGGCTGTCAGGCGCTAATGCCGTGGGCGGCGCCGATCGGCACGGGTTTGGGCGCGGTTCACGCCTATGCGCTGAACGTCCTGCGCGAACGCCTGCCCGACACGCCGCTGATTATCGATGCGGGCTTGGGCCTGCCCTCGCAGGCGGCGCAAGTGATGGAATGGGGTTTTGACGGCGTATTGCTGAACACCGCCGTTTCCCGCAGCGGCGACCCCGTCAACATGGCGCGCGCCTTCGCACTCGCCGTCGAATCCGGACGGCTGGCATTTGAAGCCGAACCGGTCGAGGCGCGCACCAAAGCGCAAGCAAGTACGCCGACCGTAGGGCAGCCGTTTTGGCATTCGGCGGAATATTGA
- the thiS gene encoding thiamine biosynthesis protein ThiS, protein MNIILNGEPAELHGTTVADLIAQTAPQKPFAVAVNTGFVAKGAYAETVLNENDKVDIVRPVVGG, encoded by the coding sequence ATGAACATCATCTTAAACGGCGAACCCGCCGAACTTCACGGCACGACCGTTGCCGACCTCATCGCCCAAACCGCGCCGCAAAAGCCTTTTGCCGTCGCGGTAAATACCGGATTCGTCGCCAAAGGCGCGTATGCGGAAACGGTTTTGAACGAAAACGACAAAGTCGATATTGTGCGGCCGGTGGTCGGCGGCTAG
- a CDS encoding thiamine phosphate synthase gives MTFPPLKSPLKFYAVVPTADWVERMVKAGADTVQLRCKTLYGDELKREIARCTAVCQGSRTQLFINDHWREAIEAGAYGVHLGQEDMDTADLAAIAAAGLRLGLSTHSVAELDRALSVHPSYVASGAIFPTTTKQMPTAPQGLDKLREYVKQAGGTPVVAIGGIDLNNAQAVLATGVSSLAVVRAVTEAENPEAVVKAFQALWNE, from the coding sequence ATGACCTTCCCGCCCCTAAAATCCCCGCTTAAATTCTACGCCGTCGTTCCCACCGCCGATTGGGTGGAGCGCATGGTCAAAGCAGGTGCCGACACGGTGCAACTGCGCTGCAAAACCTTGTACGGCGATGAATTGAAACGCGAAATTGCCCGATGCACCGCTGTCTGTCAGGGCAGCCGCACGCAGCTTTTCATCAACGACCACTGGCGCGAGGCGATAGAAGCAGGCGCATACGGTGTGCATCTCGGACAAGAAGACATGGACACCGCCGACCTCGCCGCCATCGCCGCCGCCGGTTTGCGTTTGGGTTTGAGTACGCACTCCGTTGCCGAACTCGACCGCGCCCTGTCCGTACACCCCAGCTACGTCGCCAGCGGAGCGATTTTCCCGACCACGACCAAGCAAATGCCCACCGCCCCGCAAGGCTTGGACAAACTGCGCGAATATGTGAAACAGGCAGGCGGCACGCCTGTCGTCGCCATCGGCGGCATCGATTTGAACAACGCCCAAGCCGTCCTTGCCACCGGCGTTTCCTCCCTCGCCGTCGTCCGCGCCGTTACCGAAGCGGAAAATCCCGAAGCCGTGGTTAAAGCGTTTCAGGCTTTGTGGAATGAATAA
- a CDS encoding nuclease, which translates to MIEQAIGNLSGIFWIFLLVIPLLLLKALLQNPKVKGRIGERAVRSVIGKDLDEETYIEFHDLIIPSRSSTTQIDHIYVSVFGIFVIETKNYTGWIFGSEKQSKWTQVVYKQKHYFQNPLRQNYAHIKALSELLQLPEEKFHSMVVFLGDCELKTQMPPNVCRIRQAASYIRRFQTTLLLPQEIEAATAVLSSNEYQADGEKLRAHTERLQERHQR; encoded by the coding sequence ATGATTGAACAAGCAATAGGAAACCTGTCAGGTATCTTTTGGATTTTCCTGCTCGTCATTCCCCTGCTTCTTTTGAAAGCGCTGCTCCAAAACCCCAAAGTGAAAGGACGCATAGGCGAACGGGCAGTCCGTTCAGTAATCGGAAAAGATTTGGATGAAGAAACCTATATCGAATTTCACGATTTGATTATTCCGTCCCGCAGCAGCACGACGCAAATCGACCATATCTATGTTTCGGTTTTCGGGATATTTGTCATAGAAACCAAGAATTACACAGGTTGGATTTTCGGCAGCGAGAAGCAATCGAAATGGACACAAGTCGTCTATAAGCAGAAACACTACTTTCAAAATCCGTTGCGCCAGAATTACGCACACATCAAGGCATTATCCGAACTGCTGCAACTGCCGGAAGAAAAATTTCATTCGATGGTGGTTTTCCTCGGCGATTGTGAACTGAAAACGCAAATGCCGCCGAATGTCTGCCGTATCAGACAGGCAGCATCCTATATTAGACGTTTTCAGACGACCTTATTGCTGCCTCAGGAAATAGAAGCGGCAACTGCCGTGCTGTCTTCAAACGAATACCAAGCCGACGGCGAAAAACTGCGGGCGCATACCGAACGCCTGCAGGAACGCCATCAGCGATAA
- a CDS encoding isoprenylcysteine carboxylmethyltransferase family protein, translating to MNLETKIPPPAICFLCALLMYISAQVSALAGILPRFPILLSVVLMVFGTALGVLGVWAFRRVRTTVSPFNPEQTEHFVSDGVYRFSRNPMYAGMGCWLVAWAGYLAHPLPWLFLAAFVAYMTRFQIMPEECVLAQKFGAEYESYCRRVRRWL from the coding sequence ATGAATTTAGAAACTAAAATTCCGCCGCCGGCGATATGTTTTCTTTGTGCGTTGTTGATGTACATCTCTGCCCAAGTGTCGGCGTTGGCCGGCATACTGCCGCGCTTTCCTATATTGCTGTCGGTTGTTTTGATGGTATTTGGGACGGCGTTGGGCGTATTAGGTGTGTGGGCGTTTCGCCGTGTGCGCACGACTGTCAGCCCGTTCAACCCCGAACAAACCGAACACTTCGTTTCAGACGGCGTGTACCGTTTCAGCCGCAACCCGATGTATGCAGGCATGGGCTGCTGGCTGGTCGCATGGGCAGGCTATTTGGCGCACCCGCTGCCGTGGTTGTTTTTGGCTGCATTTGTTGCCTATATGACGCGGTTTCAAATCATGCCCGAAGAATGCGTTTTGGCGCAGAAATTCGGTGCAGAGTACGAGTCTTACTGCCGACGCGTCCGCCGCTGGTTATAA
- a CDS encoding FAD-dependent oxidoreductase, with product MPRIAILGGGLCGRLTALQLAEQGLSIALFDKGGRKGEHAAAYVAAAMLAPAAEAVEATPEVIKLGRQSIPLWRDIRGRLKTPTMMQENGSLIVWHGQDKPLSSEFVRHLKRGGVADDEIVRWRADDIAKREPQLGGRFSDGLYLPTEGQLDGRQILSALADTLDGLNVPCHWEHECVPEDLQAQYDWLIDCRGYGAKTAWNQSPEHTSTLRGIRGEVARVYTPEITLNRPVRLLHPRYPLYIAPKENHIFVIGATQIESESQAPASVRSGLELLSALYAVHPAFGEADILEIATGLRPTLNHHNPEIRYSRARRLIEINGLFRHGFMISPAVTAAAVRLAVALFDGKDVPERDEESGLAYIEK from the coding sequence ATGCCCCGTATCGCCATTCTCGGCGGCGGCCTCTGCGGCCGTCTGACTGCTTTACAACTTGCAGAACAAGGTTTATCCATTGCCCTCTTTGACAAGGGCGGGCGCAAAGGCGAACACGCCGCCGCTTATGTTGCCGCCGCCATGCTCGCGCCTGCTGCGGAAGCGGTCGAGGCTACGCCCGAAGTCATCAAACTGGGCAGGCAGAGCATTCCGCTGTGGCGCGACATACGAGGTCGTCTGAAAACGCCGACCATGATGCAGGAAAACGGCAGCCTGATTGTGTGGCACGGGCAGGACAAGCCATTATCCAGCGAGTTCGTCCGCCATCTCAAACGCGGCGGCGTAGCGGATGACGAAATCGTCCGTTGGCGCGCCGACGACATCGCCAAACGCGAACCGCAACTCGGCGGACGTTTTTCAGACGGCCTCTACCTGCCGACCGAAGGCCAGCTCGACGGACGGCAAATCTTGTCTGCACTTGCCGACACTTTGGACGGGCTGAACGTCCCTTGCCATTGGGAACACGAATGCGTCCCCGAAGACCTGCAAGCCCAATACGACTGGCTGATCGACTGCCGCGGCTACGGCGCAAAAACCGCGTGGAACCAATCCCCCGAACACACCAGCACCTTGCGCGGCATACGCGGCGAAGTGGCGCGGGTTTATACGCCCGAAATCACGCTCAACCGCCCCGTACGCCTGCTCCATCCGCGCTATCCGCTCTACATCGCCCCAAAAGAAAACCACATCTTCGTCATCGGCGCGACCCAAATTGAAAGCGAAAGCCAAGCCCCCGCCAGCGTGCGTTCCGGGTTGGAACTTTTATCCGCACTCTATGCCGTCCACCCCGCCTTCGGCGAAGCCGACATCCTCGAAATCGCCACCGGCCTGCGCCCCACGCTCAATCACCACAACCCCGAAATCCGTTACAGCCGCGCCCGACGCCTGATTGAAATCAACGGCCTTTTCCGTCACGGCTTCATGATTTCCCCCGCCGTAACCGCCGCCGCCGTCAGATTGGCAGTGGCACTGTTTGACGGAAAAGACGTGCCCGAACGTGATGAAGAAAGCGGTTTGGCGTATATTGAAAAATAA
- a CDS encoding 50S ribosomal protein L17 has protein sequence MRHRNGNRKLNRTSSHRAAMLRNMANSLLTHETIVTTLPKAKELRRVVEPLITLGKKPSLANRRLAFDRTRDRDVVVKLFDELGPRFATRNGGYVRVLKYGFRKGDNAPLALVELVDKAANTVSE, from the coding sequence ATGCGTCATCGTAATGGTAACCGCAAATTAAACCGTACAAGCAGCCATCGCGCTGCAATGCTGCGTAATATGGCGAACTCATTGTTGACTCACGAGACTATTGTGACAACTTTGCCTAAAGCTAAAGAATTGCGCCGCGTAGTAGAACCCTTGATTACATTGGGTAAAAAACCTTCCTTGGCAAACCGTCGTTTGGCATTTGACCGCACTCGTGATCGTGATGTTGTGGTTAAATTGTTTGATGAATTGGGTCCTCGCTTTGCTACCCGAAATGGTGGCTATGTTCGTGTGCTGAAGTATGGTTTCCGAAAAGGCGATAATGCCCCATTAGCACTTGTTGAATTAGTTGATAAAGCTGCTAATACAGTTAGCGAATAA
- a CDS encoding DNA-directed RNA polymerase subunit alpha, which translates to MQNSTTEFLKPRQIDVDTLSTTRAKVSMQPFERGFGHTLGNALRRILLSSMNGFAPTEVAISGVLHEYSTVDGVQEDVVDILLNVKGIVFKLHGRGQVQLTLRKSGAGVVVAGDIELPHDVEILNPEHIICHLAENGQIEMEIKVEQGRGYQSVSGRRVVRDENRQIGAIQLDASFSPISRVSFEVEPARVEQRTDLDKLVLDIETDGSIDPEEAVRSAARILIDQMSIFADLQGTPVEEVEEKAPPIDPILLRPVDDLELTVRSANCLKAEDIYYIGDLIQRTETELLKTPNLGRKSLNEIKEVLASKGLTLGSKLEAWPPVGLEKP; encoded by the coding sequence ATGCAAAATAGCACAACCGAATTTTTGAAACCTCGTCAAATTGATGTCGATACTTTATCTACAACTCGTGCAAAAGTATCCATGCAGCCGTTTGAGCGCGGTTTTGGTCATACTTTAGGTAATGCTTTGCGTCGTATCTTACTGTCATCCATGAATGGTTTTGCTCCTACTGAAGTGGCCATTTCCGGTGTATTGCACGAATACTCTACTGTTGATGGCGTTCAAGAAGATGTCGTCGATATTTTGTTGAATGTCAAAGGTATTGTATTTAAGCTGCATGGGCGTGGCCAAGTTCAGTTAACTTTGAGAAAGTCAGGGGCCGGTGTAGTAGTTGCCGGCGATATCGAATTGCCACATGATGTGGAAATTTTAAATCCTGAGCATATTATTTGTCATTTGGCCGAGAATGGTCAAATTGAGATGGAAATCAAAGTTGAGCAGGGACGTGGTTATCAATCTGTTTCCGGTCGTCGTGTTGTGCGCGATGAAAACCGCCAGATTGGTGCAATTCAGTTGGATGCGAGCTTTTCGCCCATCAGTCGTGTTAGCTTTGAAGTTGAACCTGCACGCGTAGAGCAGCGTACGGATTTAGATAAATTGGTTTTGGATATTGAAACTGATGGTTCTATTGATCCTGAAGAAGCTGTACGTAGTGCTGCTCGTATTTTAATTGATCAAATGTCTATCTTTGCTGATTTGCAAGGTACTCCAGTAGAAGAAGTTGAAGAAAAAGCTCCTCCTATTGACCCTATCCTGCTGCGTCCGGTAGATGATTTGGAATTAACTGTACGTTCAGCTAATTGTCTGAAAGCTGAAGATATTTATTATATCGGCGATTTGATTCAACGTACTGAAACAGAGCTTCTTAAAACTCCGAATTTGGGTCGTAAATCTTTGAATGAAATCAAAGAAGTGTTGGCATCTAAAGGCTTGACACTAGGTTCTAAATTGGAAGCTTGGCCGCCTGTAGGCTTAGAAAAGCCGTAA
- a CDS encoding 30S ribosomal protein S4 — protein sequence MARYIGPKCKLARREGTDLFLKSARRSLDSKCKLDSAPGQHGAKKPRLSDYGLQLREKQKIRRIYGVLERQFRRYFAEADRRKGSTGELLLQLLESRLDNVVYRMGFGSTRAEARQLVSHKAITVNGQVVNIPSFQVKAGDVVAVREKAKKQVRIQEALSLATQIGLPSWVSVDADKLEGVFKNMPDRSELTGDINEQLVVEFYSK from the coding sequence ATGGCACGTTATATTGGCCCTAAATGTAAATTAGCACGTCGAGAAGGCACTGATTTATTTCTGAAGAGTGCTCGTCGTTCTTTAGATTCTAAATGTAAACTGGACTCCGCTCCTGGTCAGCACGGCGCAAAAAAACCGCGTTTGTCCGACTATGGTTTGCAATTACGTGAGAAGCAAAAGATTCGTCGTATTTATGGCGTATTGGAACGTCAATTCCGTCGCTATTTTGCAGAAGCAGATCGACGTAAAGGCTCTACTGGTGAATTGCTGCTGCAATTGTTAGAGTCTCGTTTGGATAATGTAGTATATCGCATGGGATTTGGCTCGACTCGTGCTGAGGCGCGTCAGCTGGTTTCTCATAAAGCAATTACCGTTAACGGTCAGGTTGTAAATATTCCTTCTTTCCAAGTTAAAGCCGGTGATGTTGTAGCTGTTCGTGAGAAAGCTAAAAAACAGGTTCGTATCCAGGAAGCTTTAAGTCTGGCAACTCAAATCGGTTTACCAAGCTGGGTTTCTGTTGATGCAGACAAATTGGAAGGCGTATTTAAAAATATGCCGGATCGTTCAGAATTAACTGGCGATATTAATGAACAGCTGGTGGTAGAATTCTACTCTAAATAA
- a CDS encoding 30S ribosomal protein S11 has product MAKANTASRVRKKVRKTVSEGIVHVHASFNNTIITITDRQGNALSWATSGGAGFKGSRKSTPFAAQVAAEAAGKVAQEYGVKNLEVRIKGPGPGRESSVRALNALGFKITSITDVTPLPHNGCRPPKKRRI; this is encoded by the coding sequence ATGGCTAAAGCAAACACAGCTTCGCGTGTACGTAAAAAAGTACGTAAAACCGTAAGCGAAGGTATTGTGCATGTACATGCTTCTTTCAACAATACCATCATTACAATCACTGACCGTCAAGGCAATGCATTGTCTTGGGCTACCTCTGGCGGCGCTGGTTTTAAAGGTTCTCGTAAAAGTACACCGTTTGCAGCTCAAGTGGCTGCAGAAGCAGCTGGTAAAGTTGCCCAAGAATATGGCGTTAAAAATTTAGAAGTTCGTATAAAAGGCCCTGGTCCCGGTCGAGAGTCTTCTGTACGTGCACTCAACGCTCTTGGTTTTAAAATTACCAGTATTACCGACGTTACTCCGTTGCCTCATAACGGTTGCCGTCCGCCTAAAAAACGTCGTATTTAA
- a CDS encoding 30S ribosomal protein S13, which yields MARIAGVNIPNNAHIVIGLQAIYGIGATRAKLICEAANIAPTTKAKDLDEAQLDALREQVAKYEVEGDLRREVTMSIKRLMDMGCYRGFRHRRGLPCRGQRTRTNARTRKGPRKAIAGKK from the coding sequence ATGGCTCGTATTGCAGGGGTAAATATCCCTAATAATGCACATATCGTAATTGGCCTGCAGGCTATTTATGGTATCGGTGCTACTCGTGCTAAATTAATTTGCGAGGCAGCAAATATTGCTCCCACTACAAAAGCAAAAGATTTGGACGAGGCTCAATTAGACGCTTTGCGTGAACAAGTTGCTAAGTATGAAGTAGAAGGCGATTTGCGCCGTGAGGTAACGATGAGCATCAAACGATTGATGGACATGGGTTGTTACCGTGGTTTCCGTCATCGTCGAGGTTTGCCTTGTCGTGGTCAACGCACTCGCACAAACGCTCGTACCCGCAAAGGTCCGCGTAAAGCGATTGCTGGTAAAAAATAA
- a CDS encoding 50S ribosomal protein L36 has product MRVQPSVKKICRNCKIIRRNRVVRVICTDPRHKQRQG; this is encoded by the coding sequence ATGCGTGTACAACCGTCTGTAAAGAAAATTTGCCGCAACTGTAAGATTATCCGTCGTAATCGAGTGGTTCGTGTAATTTGTACTGACCCTCGTCACAAACAACGTCAAGGTTAA
- a CDS encoding translation initiation factor IF-1, translating to MAKEDTIQMQGEILETLPNATFKVKLENDHIVLGHISGKMRMHYIRISPGDKVTVELTPYDLTRARIVFRAR from the coding sequence ATGGCTAAAGAAGATACCATACAAATGCAGGGGGAGATTCTTGAAACTCTACCTAACGCAACTTTTAAAGTAAAGCTTGAGAATGACCATATTGTATTAGGTCATATTTCCGGGAAAATGCGTATGCACTATATCCGGATCTCTCCTGGGGATAAGGTGACGGTAGAACTGACACCTTATGATTTAACTCGGGCTCGGATAGTCTTCCGAGCTAGATAA